One stretch of Candidatus Palauibacter australiensis DNA includes these proteins:
- the dinB gene encoding DNA polymerase IV has translation MPQPETRPRTILHVDMDAFYAAVEVREDPSLRGKPVIIGSAPRKGRGRGVVSTANYEARRYGIHSAMPISQAWRRCPDGVYVRPRIAFYAEISGRIFDIFRSFTDQVETLSLDEAFLDVTASRRLFGTGPEIATRIRQRIAEEERLTASVGVASNKYVAKVASDLRKPDALVVVPPGTEREFLAPLSVARLWGAGPKVQARLARLGFRTIGDVARNKPEFLEASLGRKLGRRLHELANGLDVRRVDPRPGRKSLGKEVTFPQDVEDRARVERTLLALCEGVGRSLRKKGIAGRTVQLKLRWDGFETHTRQRTLERPADMTEAIWPVARELFREADDPRRLVRLIGVSLSGFDHGEGEQLGLLDDEDPAAGDGAARRELAKTMDSVADRFGRDALKRAALLDSNVRGT, from the coding sequence TCATCATCGGCTCCGCCCCGCGCAAGGGGCGCGGCCGGGGCGTCGTCTCGACGGCGAACTACGAGGCCCGGCGCTACGGGATCCACTCCGCGATGCCGATCTCGCAGGCGTGGCGCCGCTGCCCCGACGGCGTCTACGTGCGTCCGCGCATCGCCTTCTACGCGGAGATCTCCGGGCGGATCTTCGACATCTTCCGCTCCTTCACCGACCAGGTGGAGACGCTCTCGCTGGACGAGGCCTTCCTCGACGTGACGGCGAGCCGGCGGCTGTTCGGAACGGGACCGGAGATCGCGACCCGCATCCGGCAGCGGATCGCCGAGGAGGAGCGGCTCACCGCCTCCGTCGGCGTCGCCTCGAACAAGTACGTGGCGAAGGTTGCGAGCGACCTCAGGAAGCCGGACGCGCTCGTCGTCGTGCCGCCGGGGACCGAACGCGAGTTCCTGGCGCCGCTCTCCGTTGCCCGGCTCTGGGGGGCGGGGCCGAAGGTCCAGGCCCGGCTCGCCCGGCTCGGCTTCAGGACGATCGGGGACGTGGCGCGCAACAAGCCCGAGTTCCTCGAGGCGTCGCTGGGCCGCAAGCTGGGGCGGCGTCTGCACGAACTCGCGAACGGCCTCGACGTGCGGAGGGTCGACCCGCGGCCGGGGAGAAAGTCGCTCGGCAAGGAGGTGACCTTCCCGCAGGACGTCGAGGACCGCGCCCGGGTGGAGCGCACGCTGCTCGCCCTCTGCGAGGGGGTCGGGCGGTCGCTGCGCAAGAAGGGGATCGCGGGGCGCACGGTGCAGTTGAAGCTGCGCTGGGACGGCTTCGAGACCCACACCAGGCAGCGGACGCTCGAACGGCCGGCGGACATGACGGAAGCCATCTGGCCCGTCGCGCGGGAGCTGTTCCGGGAGGCCGACGATCCCCGCCGCCTCGTCCGGCTCATCGGGGTCAGCCTCTCCGGCTTCGACCACGGCGAGGGCGAGCAGCTCGGGCTGCTGGACGACGAGGATCCCGCCGCGGGCGACGGCGCCGCCCGGCGCGAGCTGGCGAAGACGATGGACTCCGTGGCGGACCGCTTCGGCCGGGACGCGCTGAAGCGGGCCGCCCTTCTCGATTCCAACGTGCGAGGCACGTAG
- a CDS encoding PH domain-containing protein, whose protein sequence is MQVFPIPPASGRGILWFFIIIIVVLIGVTLMLGWAAWSTRNSRAEVSPAGLKLVGDLWGRTIPLDRLELDDARIVDLRGEPDLVPRRRTMGTALGGYSAGWFRLRGGEKALLYLTDRRRVVYIPTLDGYSLLVSQSDPRRFLDALHETAGGADGDAAGNAAGNTTEGE, encoded by the coding sequence ATGCAGGTATTTCCGATTCCGCCGGCCTCCGGGCGCGGCATCCTGTGGTTCTTCATCATCATCATCGTCGTCCTCATCGGCGTGACGCTCATGCTGGGCTGGGCGGCCTGGTCCACGCGTAACAGCCGCGCCGAGGTGTCGCCGGCGGGGCTGAAGCTGGTGGGAGACCTGTGGGGCCGGACGATCCCCCTCGACCGGCTCGAGCTCGACGACGCCCGGATCGTGGACCTGCGCGGCGAACCCGACCTCGTCCCCCGCCGGCGCACGATGGGGACGGCGCTCGGAGGCTACTCGGCGGGATGGTTCCGGCTCCGCGGCGGCGAGAAGGCGCTCCTCTACCTCACGGACCGGCGGCGGGTGGTGTACATTCCGACGCTCGACGGGTACTCGCTCCTCGTCAGCCAGAGCGACCCCCGCCGCTTTCTGGACGCGCTGCACGAGACGGCCGGCGGCGCGGATGGCGACGCGGCCGGCAACGCGGCCGGCAACACCACCGAAGGAGAGTGA
- a CDS encoding HDIG domain-containing protein — translation MLPTRDEALAIVHEYTESPGLRRHMLAVEAAMRAYARKYGEDEDRWGVAGLLHDFDYERWPNHDHASDSEHPSTGVAILRDKGVDEDVLETIMAHADYTEVEATTRMSKTLRAVDELTGFITACALVRPTRLAGMKTRSVRKKMKDKAFAAAISRDEMLENCAELGEDMGEHIAFVIAAMQLAAEDLGLNGPGGTRA, via the coding sequence ATGCTCCCGACACGGGATGAAGCGCTCGCGATCGTCCACGAATACACCGAGAGTCCGGGACTTCGGCGTCACATGCTGGCGGTGGAGGCGGCCATGCGCGCCTACGCGAGGAAGTACGGCGAGGACGAAGACCGCTGGGGCGTGGCGGGGCTGCTGCACGACTTCGACTACGAGCGCTGGCCCAACCACGACCACGCGTCCGATTCGGAGCATCCCTCGACCGGGGTCGCCATCCTCCGCGACAAGGGGGTGGACGAGGACGTCCTCGAGACGATCATGGCGCACGCGGACTACACGGAGGTCGAAGCGACGACGCGGATGTCGAAGACGCTCCGGGCCGTGGACGAACTCACCGGCTTCATCACCGCCTGCGCGCTGGTGCGGCCCACGCGGCTCGCCGGCATGAAGACCCGGTCGGTGAGAAAGAAGATGAAGGACAAGGCGTTCGCCGCCGCGATCAGCCGCGACGAAATGCTGGAGAACTGCGCTGAACTGGGCGAAGACATGGGCGAGCACATCGCCTTCGTCATCGCCGCCATGCAGCTTGCGGCGGAAGATCTCGGCCTGAACGGCCCGGGAGGTACCCGAGCATGA
- a CDS encoding methionine/alanine import family NSS transporter small subunit → MTTTTIIMMILILGFVWGGLAVLASIAWRKEGAKRGGES, encoded by the coding sequence ATGACCACGACGACGATCATCATGATGATCCTCATCCTCGGATTCGTCTGGGGAGGACTCGCCGTCCTCGCGTCGATCGCCTGGCGCAAGGAAGGCGCCAAGCGAGGCGGAGAGAGCTGA
- a CDS encoding TonB family protein: MTLAALGAGSCFLPIPRAMRPPEPVGGDSAAVSAAQRDSIAEAARQDSIARAEREAARQDSIARAEREAARRDSIARAERAAAARRDSILAAERAAALRDSLEAARRDSLIAAARRDSLAAIETARAAVAAELAELRESGPAYVAVDEAPRLVWDTDAEAALATTLLPVIRAEGLDPDIAASIWLLVRTDGRVEATAVQVSSGDQAFDAAAVRAARALLFSPALRDGRPTPVWVLREISLLMR, encoded by the coding sequence GTGACGCTGGCCGCGCTGGGGGCCGGGTCGTGCTTCCTCCCCATCCCGCGCGCGATGCGCCCGCCCGAGCCGGTCGGCGGCGACTCGGCGGCCGTGAGCGCCGCGCAACGGGATTCGATCGCGGAGGCCGCGCGGCAGGACTCGATCGCGAGGGCCGAGCGCGAGGCCGCGCGGCAGGATTCGATCGCGAGGGCCGAGCGGGAAGCGGCACGGCGGGACTCGATCGCGAGGGCCGAGCGGGCCGCGGCCGCGCGCCGGGACTCCATCCTCGCGGCGGAGCGGGCCGCCGCGCTCCGGGACTCGCTGGAGGCGGCCCGGCGCGACTCGCTGATCGCCGCCGCCCGCCGCGACTCGCTGGCCGCCATCGAGACGGCCCGGGCCGCGGTCGCCGCGGAGTTGGCGGAACTCCGCGAATCGGGGCCCGCATACGTCGCCGTCGACGAGGCGCCCCGCCTCGTGTGGGACACCGATGCCGAGGCCGCGCTCGCGACGACCCTGCTCCCGGTGATCCGCGCCGAGGGACTCGACCCGGACATCGCGGCATCCATCTGGCTCCTCGTACGAACCGACGGAAGGGTCGAGGCGACCGCGGTCCAGGTCTCATCCGGCGACCAGGCGTTCGACGCGGCGGCCGTGCGCGCGGCCCGCGCGCTGCTCTTCTCCCCCGCCCTCCGCGACGGGCGCCCCACCCCCGTCTGGGTCCTGCGCGAAATCTCGCTTCTCATGCGGTAG
- the carB gene encoding carbamoyl-phosphate synthase large subunit, with protein MPRRDDISSILLIGSGPIVIGQACEFDYSGTQACRALREEGYRVILVNSNPATIMTDPDIADATYIEPLTADWVARVIEAEKPDALIPTMGGQTALNVALELAERGVLDEHGVELIGADVRAIQLAEDREQFAEAMQRIGLELPAGGFARSLDEALTLVEDTGFPAIIRPSFTLGGTGGSTAYNREEFEDLVRSGIRSSPIGEVLIDRSIIGWKEFELEVMRDRADNVVIVCSIENFDAMGVHTGDSITVAPALTLSDREYQAMRDAAIACIREIGVDAGGCNIQFAVHPTTGQMLVIEMNPRVSRSSALASKATGFPIARIGAKLAVGYRLDEIPNAITQVTPSCFEPVLDYMVVKIPRFAFEKFPKADATLGVQMKAVGEVMAIGRTFQQAWLKGFRALENGRSGWLPDQDPDADRLEDDAVDTVRAAIRTATPERPFQLYRAFQAGLSVDEINRITGIDPWFLSQLEELVREGQAFAAAAEATPADVERLKRIGFGDAEMGQLRGIPEAEVREVRQAAGHRPVYKTVDTCAGEFPAATPYLYSTYEDENESERSDRRKIIILGSGPNRIGQGIEFDYCCVSASLALRDEGFETIMINSNPETVSTDFDISNKLYFEPLTVEDVLAIVEQEKPEGVIVQFGGQTPLTIARKLEQLGVPILGTSVESIDRTEDRRRFDELCRELGVPMPPGGTATSIEEALEIAEDIGYPVLVRPSYVLGGRAMEIVYDPVSLREYFARAVQASPEHPVLLDRFLEDAFEADVDAVCDGETVLIGGIMQHIEDAGVHSGDSACVLPPYLLRDVDMEAMRRFTRDFAIALDVRGLINVQFAVHEKTVYVLEVNPRASRTVPFVSKATGVPLARVAARVLAGVKLADLGLGDELVPHQVSVKEAVLPFDKIPDADTVLGPEMRSTGEVMGYADSFGLAFAKSQISVYQGLPTEGAVAITVHDQDKPNMVPIARRFHELGFTIFATEGTARYLRGRGVPCERILKVHEGRPNLLDRIVSGDVQLLLNTPLGKHAQYDDYMIRRAAVSRRVPYTTTLSAASAAADAIIALRHRRHTVHSLQAR; from the coding sequence ATGCCACGCCGCGACGACATCTCCTCGATTCTTCTCATAGGCTCCGGCCCGATCGTGATCGGCCAGGCCTGCGAGTTCGACTACTCCGGGACGCAGGCCTGCCGGGCGCTCCGCGAGGAGGGATACCGAGTCATCCTCGTGAACTCGAATCCCGCCACGATCATGACGGACCCGGACATCGCCGACGCGACCTACATCGAGCCGCTGACGGCCGACTGGGTCGCGCGGGTCATCGAGGCGGAGAAGCCCGACGCGCTCATCCCCACCATGGGCGGCCAGACGGCGCTCAACGTCGCGCTCGAACTCGCCGAACGCGGCGTGCTCGACGAGCACGGCGTGGAGCTGATCGGTGCCGACGTCCGGGCGATTCAGCTCGCCGAGGACCGCGAGCAGTTCGCCGAAGCCATGCAGCGCATCGGGCTCGAACTGCCGGCGGGAGGGTTCGCCCGCTCGCTCGACGAGGCGCTCACGCTGGTCGAGGACACCGGATTCCCCGCCATCATCCGGCCGTCCTTCACCCTCGGCGGCACCGGCGGCAGCACCGCCTACAACCGCGAGGAGTTCGAGGACCTCGTCCGCTCCGGCATCCGCTCGTCGCCGATCGGAGAAGTCCTCATCGACCGCAGCATCATCGGCTGGAAGGAGTTCGAACTCGAGGTGATGCGGGACCGGGCGGACAACGTCGTCATCGTCTGCTCGATCGAGAACTTCGACGCCATGGGCGTGCACACGGGCGACTCGATCACGGTCGCGCCGGCGCTCACCCTCTCCGACCGCGAGTACCAGGCCATGCGGGACGCGGCCATTGCCTGCATCCGGGAGATCGGGGTGGACGCGGGCGGCTGCAACATCCAGTTCGCCGTGCACCCGACCACGGGCCAGATGCTCGTCATCGAGATGAACCCGCGCGTGTCCCGGAGTTCGGCCCTCGCATCGAAGGCGACCGGGTTCCCCATCGCGCGCATCGGCGCCAAGCTCGCGGTCGGCTACCGCCTCGACGAGATCCCGAACGCGATCACCCAGGTGACGCCCTCCTGCTTCGAGCCGGTCCTCGACTACATGGTCGTCAAGATCCCGCGCTTCGCGTTCGAGAAGTTCCCAAAGGCGGACGCCACGCTCGGCGTGCAGATGAAGGCCGTGGGCGAGGTGATGGCGATCGGCCGCACCTTCCAGCAGGCGTGGTTGAAGGGCTTCCGCGCGCTCGAGAACGGGCGGTCGGGGTGGCTGCCCGACCAGGACCCGGACGCGGACCGCCTCGAGGACGACGCCGTGGACACGGTACGGGCCGCGATCCGCACCGCGACGCCCGAGCGCCCCTTCCAGCTTTACCGCGCCTTCCAGGCGGGCCTCTCCGTGGACGAGATCAACCGGATCACCGGGATCGACCCCTGGTTCCTCTCCCAGCTCGAGGAACTCGTGCGCGAGGGCCAAGCGTTCGCGGCCGCCGCGGAGGCCACGCCCGCGGACGTCGAACGGCTGAAGCGAATCGGCTTCGGCGACGCGGAGATGGGACAGTTGCGCGGCATCCCGGAGGCCGAGGTGCGGGAGGTGCGCCAGGCCGCGGGGCACCGTCCCGTCTACAAGACGGTGGACACCTGCGCGGGCGAGTTCCCGGCCGCCACGCCGTACCTCTACTCGACCTACGAGGACGAGAACGAATCCGAGCGTTCGGACCGGCGGAAGATCATCATCCTCGGCAGCGGCCCCAACCGCATCGGACAAGGCATCGAGTTCGACTACTGCTGCGTCTCCGCCTCGCTAGCGCTCCGCGACGAGGGGTTCGAGACGATCATGATCAACTCGAATCCCGAGACCGTCTCCACCGACTTCGACATCTCGAACAAGCTCTACTTCGAGCCGCTCACGGTGGAGGACGTGCTCGCCATCGTCGAGCAGGAGAAGCCGGAGGGCGTCATCGTCCAGTTCGGGGGACAGACGCCGCTGACGATCGCGCGCAAGCTCGAGCAACTCGGCGTCCCCATCCTCGGGACGAGCGTCGAGTCGATCGACCGCACCGAGGACCGCCGCCGCTTCGACGAACTCTGCCGCGAACTCGGCGTGCCGATGCCGCCCGGCGGCACCGCGACGAGCATCGAAGAGGCGCTGGAGATCGCGGAGGACATCGGGTACCCCGTCCTCGTCCGCCCCAGCTACGTGCTCGGCGGCCGCGCCATGGAGATCGTCTACGACCCGGTCTCGCTGCGGGAGTACTTCGCGCGCGCGGTGCAGGCCTCTCCCGAACATCCCGTGCTCCTGGACCGGTTCCTCGAGGACGCTTTCGAGGCGGATGTCGACGCGGTGTGCGACGGGGAGACGGTCCTCATTGGCGGCATCATGCAGCACATCGAGGACGCCGGCGTCCACTCCGGCGACTCCGCCTGCGTCCTGCCGCCCTACCTCCTGCGCGACGTCGACATGGAGGCCATGCGCCGCTTCACGCGGGACTTCGCGATCGCGCTGGACGTCCGGGGCCTCATCAACGTGCAGTTCGCCGTGCACGAGAAGACGGTCTACGTGCTCGAGGTCAATCCGCGCGCGAGCCGCACGGTGCCGTTCGTGAGCAAGGCGACCGGGGTCCCGCTCGCGCGCGTGGCCGCGCGGGTGCTGGCCGGCGTGAAGCTCGCCGACCTCGGACTCGGGGACGAACTCGTCCCGCACCAGGTGTCCGTGAAGGAAGCCGTGCTCCCCTTCGACAAGATCCCGGACGCGGACACCGTGCTCGGCCCGGAGATGCGGTCCACGGGCGAGGTCATGGGATACGCGGACAGCTTCGGGCTCGCCTTCGCGAAGTCCCAGATCTCCGTCTACCAGGGGCTGCCGACGGAGGGGGCCGTCGCGATCACGGTACACGACCAGGACAAGCCGAACATGGTCCCGATCGCGCGCCGCTTCCACGAACTGGGCTTCACGATCTTCGCCACGGAGGGGACGGCCCGGTATCTGCGCGGCCGCGGCGTGCCGTGCGAGCGCATCCTCAAGGTGCACGAGGGGCGTCCGAACCTCCTCGACCGCATCGTCTCGGGCGATGTCCAACTGCTCCTGAACACGCCGCTCGGCAAGCACGCCCAGTACGACGACTACATGATCCGCCGCGCCGCCGTCTCCCGGCGCGTGCCCTACACGACGACGCTCTCCGCAGCGTCCGCGGCCGCCGACGCGATCATCGCCCTCCGCCACCGCCGGCACACCGTCCACAGCCTCCAGGCGCGATAA